In Ailuropoda melanoleuca isolate Jingjing chromosome X, ASM200744v2, whole genome shotgun sequence, a single genomic region encodes these proteins:
- the RAP2C gene encoding ras-related protein Rap-2c: MREYKVVVLGSGGVGKSALTVQFVTGTFIEKYDPTIEDFYRKEIEVDSSPSVLEILDTAGTEQFASMRDLYIKNGQGFILVYSLVNQQSFQDIKPMRDQIVRVKRYEKVPLILVGNKVDLEPEREVMSSEGRALAQEWGCPFMETSAKSKSMVDELFAEIVRQMNYSSLPEKQDQCCTTCIVQ, from the exons ATGAGGGAATACAAGGTAGTGGTGTTAGGGAGCGGAGGGGTTGGCAAATCTGCCCTTACTGTGCAGTTTGTCACCGGGACTTTCATTGAGAAATATGACCCCACCATTGAAGATTTCTACCGCAAAGAGATCGAAGTGGACTCTTCCCCCTCCGTGCTGGAAATTCTGGACACCGCAGGAACTGAGCAGTTTGCCTCCATGAGAGATCTCTACATCAAAAACGGCCAAGGTTTCATCCTGGTTTATAGCCTGGTTAATCAACAGTCTTTCCAG GATATCAAGCCCATGAGAGATCAGATTGTCAGAGTGAAGAGATATGAAAAAGTCCCACTAATCCTAGTAGGAAATAAAGTGGATCTGGAACCAGAAAGAGAGGTTATGTCTTCAGAAGGCAGAGCTCTGGCTCAAGAATGGGGCTGCCCCTTCATGGAAACGTCGGCAAAAAGTAAATCAATGGTGGATGAACTTTTTGCTGAGATCGTCAGGCAAATGAACTATTCATCGCTGCCGGAGAAGCAAGATCAGTGTTGTACAACTTGCATTGTCCAGTAA